A window of the Mucilaginibacter sp. cycad4 genome harbors these coding sequences:
- a CDS encoding PAS domain-containing sensor histidine kinase produces the protein MNNNANLHQQLNEDIFRVLIRESPTAVALYMGETMEIRIANKAIIDIWGKGDDVIGRTYFNLLPELGEQGFHAILSNVYRSGAAYEGKEQRVDLMVDNKLEEFYFNFIFKPLQNDHGEVWGVLNTATDVTELVTTRKKLVESEQRAQFALQAAELGTWDLNPKLQTATWDDRCKELCGFRKDDEIKYGDLLKFVHSEDEQRSRTAVVQAYDPVGDGNYDMIVRTVDDTGHLKYWIHLKGKAYFNDNHEPIRFAGTVQDITREILDKQEQQKLIALIDKTADVVAVGSMDGSVTYINKTAYTILGIGSTKEALKPGVEYFADHEADKVNNEINPAVQQYGKWEGEMHYRHFKTGENIPVYVNCFRIDDPLNGLPIGMASVARDLRPEKAARNEQYKLLSLINHSSDFVSLSNLDGNVTYVNTAGRKMLGIKGANEHRRHNSEYLMPNELSKLKDKVNPILMKHGKWSGEILYRHFQTGEAIPVFGTTMLVYDAVTGLPQGRASIARDMRREIADKKALTDSEQLLKSITNASPTVLWMSDADGNITYVNQTWVDWTGIKYEDNMGSGWTNALLEEDRARAAEKFLTDLNARRFYEVDFRITRRDGEIRWCIATGNPQYNEHGEFTGYIGACTDVTDKTLAESEVKLRNRELNDQIRQFEFVTDFMPVQLWTARTDGQLDYVNQRAVDYFGTQANEIAASWLNGIHPDDRDACVEAWNNAVNTGNVYQCEFRLKDKGQNYKWHLSRALPFIIDGKIIKWFGTNTDIDEQKQLQRQKDDFLGIASHELKTPVTSIKAYAQVLGAMLTKEGEQKKAEMVLRMDAQINRLTNLIGDLLDVTKINSGRLQFNKTWFDFNEVLQETVEDLQHTTQKHKLIQNFTPTGRIYSDKDRVGQVITNLITNAIKYSPHTDTIIINTRRENNEAIVCVQDFGIGIPEDKKDRVFEQFYRVSGNKQHTFPGLGLGLYISSEIIKREGGRMWVNSVEGKGSTFCFALPVDDTNN, from the coding sequence ATGAATAACAACGCCAACCTTCATCAACAATTAAACGAAGATATTTTCCGCGTTTTGATCAGGGAATCTCCAACCGCGGTAGCATTGTACATGGGCGAAACAATGGAGATCAGGATAGCCAATAAAGCCATCATTGATATATGGGGTAAGGGAGATGATGTTATTGGCCGAACCTACTTTAACCTGCTCCCTGAGCTCGGGGAACAGGGCTTTCATGCAATATTATCAAATGTATACCGTAGCGGCGCAGCTTATGAGGGAAAAGAGCAAAGGGTTGACCTTATGGTTGACAATAAGCTTGAAGAGTTTTACTTCAACTTTATTTTTAAACCATTACAGAACGACCATGGTGAAGTTTGGGGCGTGTTGAATACAGCGACAGATGTTACCGAGCTGGTAACAACCCGTAAAAAGCTTGTCGAAAGTGAGCAGCGTGCTCAATTTGCCCTGCAGGCAGCCGAACTGGGTACCTGGGATTTAAACCCCAAATTACAAACCGCCACATGGGACGACCGCTGCAAAGAGCTTTGCGGCTTTCGAAAAGACGATGAAATAAAATATGGTGATCTGTTGAAGTTTGTGCACTCGGAAGATGAGCAACGATCGCGAACAGCGGTAGTTCAGGCTTATGATCCTGTGGGCGATGGTAATTATGATATGATTGTTCGCACTGTTGATGACACCGGACACTTGAAGTATTGGATCCATCTGAAAGGTAAGGCTTACTTTAATGATAATCATGAGCCTATCCGCTTTGCCGGTACCGTACAGGATATAACCCGCGAAATATTAGATAAACAGGAACAACAAAAACTGATTGCGCTGATTGATAAAACAGCCGATGTGGTTGCAGTAGGCAGCATGGATGGCTCTGTAACCTACATCAATAAAACAGCATATACCATATTGGGCATCGGGAGCACTAAGGAGGCTTTAAAACCCGGCGTCGAATATTTTGCGGATCATGAAGCAGACAAAGTAAATAATGAGATAAACCCCGCTGTACAGCAGTACGGAAAGTGGGAAGGTGAAATGCACTACCGGCATTTTAAAACAGGAGAGAATATCCCGGTATATGTTAACTGTTTCAGAATTGATGACCCGTTAAATGGCTTGCCTATTGGTATGGCATCCGTGGCCCGCGACCTGCGCCCCGAAAAAGCGGCAAGAAATGAACAGTATAAATTATTATCGCTCATTAACCATAGTTCAGATTTTGTAAGTCTTTCCAACCTGGATGGCAATGTAACCTATGTAAATACCGCCGGCCGAAAAATGTTGGGTATCAAAGGTGCCAATGAGCACAGGAGGCACAACAGCGAATATTTAATGCCCAATGAGCTTAGTAAGCTAAAAGACAAAGTAAATCCAATTTTAATGAAGCATGGTAAATGGAGCGGTGAAATACTTTACCGCCATTTCCAAACCGGCGAGGCGATACCTGTGTTTGGCACCACTATGCTGGTTTATGATGCCGTAACCGGCTTGCCGCAGGGCCGGGCTTCAATTGCCAGGGATATGAGAAGGGAAATTGCCGATAAAAAAGCCCTTACGGATAGTGAACAATTGCTTAAAAGCATCACGAATGCATCGCCAACCGTGCTTTGGATGTCAGATGCTGATGGCAATATTACCTACGTAAATCAAACCTGGGTTGATTGGACAGGCATTAAATATGAGGATAATATGGGCAGCGGGTGGACTAATGCTCTTTTAGAAGAAGACAGGGCCCGGGCCGCGGAAAAGTTTTTAACCGATTTAAATGCCCGCCGGTTTTATGAAGTTGATTTTAGGATTACACGCCGGGATGGTGAAATAAGATGGTGCATAGCAACCGGCAATCCGCAATATAATGAACACGGGGAATTTACCGGGTACATAGGTGCCTGTACCGATGTGACCGATAAAACACTTGCCGAAAGTGAAGTAAAATTACGCAACAGGGAACTGAATGACCAGATCAGGCAATTTGAGTTTGTTACGGATTTTATGCCGGTACAACTTTGGACAGCCCGCACCGATGGCCAGCTCGATTACGTTAACCAACGTGCTGTAGATTATTTTGGTACCCAGGCCAATGAAATAGCCGCATCCTGGCTCAATGGTATTCATCCCGATGATAGGGATGCTTGTGTTGAGGCATGGAACAATGCAGTGAACACCGGCAATGTTTATCAATGCGAATTTAGATTAAAAGATAAAGGCCAAAATTACAAATGGCACCTGTCACGGGCTTTACCCTTTATCATTGATGGTAAAATAATTAAATGGTTTGGCACTAATACAGATATTGATGAGCAGAAACAACTTCAGCGTCAAAAAGACGATTTTTTAGGTATCGCAAGTCATGAATTGAAGACCCCGGTTACCAGTATAAAGGCATATGCCCAGGTATTAGGCGCTATGCTTACCAAAGAAGGCGAACAAAAAAAGGCCGAAATGGTGCTCAGGATGGATGCCCAGATTAATCGCCTTACTAATCTCATAGGTGATTTGCTTGACGTTACCAAGATTAACTCCGGCAGGCTCCAGTTCAATAAAACATGGTTTGATTTTAATGAAGTGCTGCAGGAAACTGTGGAAGATCTGCAGCACACCACTCAAAAACATAAACTCATCCAAAACTTTACCCCAACAGGCCGGATCTATTCAGACAAAGACCGTGTAGGCCAGGTTATTACTAACCTTATTACAAATGCCATCAAATATTCGCCGCATACCGATACCATCATCATCAATACCCGCCGCGAAAACAACGAAGCCATTGTTTGTGTACAGGATTTTGGTATCGGCATACCCGAAGACAAGAAGGACCGGGTATTTGAGCAATTTTACCGGGTAAGCGGGAATAAGCAGCATACTTTCCCCGGTTTGGGGTTAGGATTATACATCTCTTCAGAAATTATTAAGCGCGAAGGCGGCAGAATGTGGGTAAACAGCGTTGAAGGCAAAGGGTCTACTTTTTGCTTTGCATTACCTGTAGATGATACTAACAATTAA